From the genome of Psychroserpens ponticola, one region includes:
- a CDS encoding sensor histidine kinase gives MKRLVKKLSSVKTKKNHTPIDHLENLDELKWKFALENSNVGLWDWNASTNEVFYSKETKQLIGYQDSEIKNAQIQWDKRVHPDDREAYFKDYIAHINGTLDHYKNEHRILCKDGTYKWVLDRGKVVLRDKNNKPIRIIGTVADITQRKKSEELLNNNLGLITHQNKRLHNFTHIVSHNLKTHIGNFKNILEFYDESTTENEKEELVGHLKTISEALTNTIVDLNDIINIKSKSSIEQINQKINIFSCANKIIKSLELESQQKEISIHNAIREIDHIKTNTSYFESILHNLISNGIKYSHPDRKSKIILQTIHTSDAIKILISDNGIGIDLDKYKNQLFEMYQTFHGTNREDSRGIGLYITKTQVEALDGKIELSSKLDEGSTFTLTFKK, from the coding sequence ATGAAAAGATTAGTCAAAAAACTATCTTCAGTAAAAACAAAAAAAAATCATACACCTATTGATCATCTTGAAAATTTAGATGAGCTAAAATGGAAATTTGCATTAGAGAATTCTAATGTTGGACTATGGGATTGGAATGCTTCTACAAACGAAGTCTTTTATTCAAAAGAAACAAAGCAGTTAATTGGTTATCAAGATTCAGAAATAAAAAACGCTCAAATACAATGGGACAAACGTGTTCATCCAGATGATAGAGAAGCGTATTTTAAAGATTATATTGCGCATATAAATGGTACTTTAGACCATTATAAAAATGAACATCGCATTCTATGTAAAGACGGAACTTATAAATGGGTATTAGATCGTGGTAAAGTGGTTCTTAGAGATAAAAACAATAAGCCCATTAGAATTATTGGCACAGTTGCAGATATAACTCAAAGAAAAAAGAGTGAGGAATTACTAAATAATAACTTAGGACTTATTACCCATCAAAATAAACGACTTCACAATTTCACACATATCGTTTCTCATAATCTTAAAACACATATTGGAAATTTTAAAAATATATTAGAATTTTATGATGAATCAACTACAGAAAACGAAAAAGAAGAATTAGTTGGTCATTTGAAAACCATCTCTGAAGCCTTAACAAATACAATAGTCGATTTAAATGACATTATTAATATAAAGTCCAAATCTAGCATTGAACAAATCAATCAAAAAATAAATATCTTTTCTTGTGCAAATAAGATTATAAAAAGCCTAGAATTAGAAAGCCAACAAAAAGAGATTAGCATTCATAATGCCATTAGAGAAATTGACCACATAAAAACGAATACGTCCTATTTTGAAAGCATCCTTCACAATCTAATTTCAAATGGCATAAAATATAGTCATCCAGATCGAAAATCTAAAATCATTCTTCAAACCATACATACAAGTGATGCCATTAAAATACTAATTTCTGATAATGGTATCGGAATTGATCTTGATAAATATAAAAATCAATTGTTTGAGATGTACCAAACATTTCACGGAACCAATAGAGAAGATTCTAGAGGTATTGGCTTATATATTACTAAAACACAAGTTGAAGCTCTAGATGGAAAAATAGAATTGAGCAGTAAACTAGATGAAGGCTCGACGTTTACTTTAACTTTTAAAAAATAA
- the rny gene encoding ribonuclease Y — translation METNTILMIVGGVVLGLILGYIIAKSLEKSNASKLIKDAKNEANSLLKQAKHDGESIKKDKMLQAKEKFIELKSEHEKVILSRDKKMAEAEKRTRDKESQTSSELAKAKKTNQSLDDKVKDYNFRLEFLEKKKEEVEKAHKSQIKQLEVISSLSAEDAKSQLVESLKAEAKTDAMSYLQDTLEEAKLTAQQEAKKIIINSIQRIGTEEAIDNCVSVFNIESDDVKGRIIGREGRNIRAIEAATGVEIIVDDTPEAIILSCFDSVRREIARLSLHKLVTDGRIHPARIEEIVKKTEKQIEQEIIEVGKRTVIDLGIHGLHPELIKLVGRMKYRSSYGQNLLQHSREVAKLCGVMAAELGLNPKLAKRAGLLHDIGKVPSSEADMETPHAILGMQWAEKHGEKSEVCNAIGAHHDEIEMTTLLSPIVQVCDAISGARPGARRQVLDSYIQRLKDLEDVAFGFNGVNKAYAIQAGRELRVMVESEKVTDEQAANLSFEISQKIQTDMTYPGQVKVTVIRETRAVNIAK, via the coding sequence ATGGAAACGAATACAATTTTAATGATTGTTGGAGGCGTAGTATTAGGACTAATACTAGGATATATTATTGCAAAATCTCTTGAAAAGAGTAATGCATCAAAGCTTATAAAAGATGCGAAAAACGAAGCTAATTCGCTTTTAAAGCAAGCTAAACATGATGGAGAATCTATCAAAAAGGATAAAATGCTTCAGGCAAAAGAAAAGTTTATTGAACTTAAGTCTGAACATGAAAAAGTAATCCTTTCTCGAGATAAAAAAATGGCTGAAGCTGAAAAAAGAACTAGAGATAAGGAATCTCAAACGTCAAGTGAATTGGCTAAAGCTAAAAAGACAAATCAAAGTCTAGACGATAAAGTGAAAGATTATAACTTCAGACTTGAATTTTTAGAAAAGAAAAAGGAGGAAGTTGAAAAAGCGCATAAGAGCCAGATTAAACAACTAGAAGTGATTTCTAGTTTATCTGCTGAAGATGCAAAATCTCAATTAGTAGAATCTTTAAAAGCTGAAGCAAAAACAGATGCGATGAGTTATCTTCAAGATACACTTGAAGAAGCCAAACTAACTGCGCAGCAAGAAGCTAAAAAAATAATAATTAATTCTATTCAACGTATTGGAACAGAAGAAGCAATTGATAATTGTGTGTCTGTATTTAATATTGAATCTGATGATGTTAAAGGTCGAATTATTGGTAGAGAAGGTCGTAATATTAGAGCGATTGAAGCTGCAACTGGAGTAGAGATCATTGTTGATGATACACCAGAAGCGATAATTTTATCTTGTTTTGATTCCGTGAGAAGAGAGATTGCTCGTTTATCATTACATAAATTAGTTACCGACGGAAGAATTCATCCAGCTCGTATTGAAGAGATTGTTAAAAAGACAGAAAAGCAGATCGAACAAGAGATTATTGAAGTCGGAAAGCGTACTGTAATCGATTTAGGAATTCATGGCTTACATCCTGAACTTATAAAACTTGTTGGTCGAATGAAATATCGTTCGTCTTATGGCCAAAATCTATTACAGCATTCACGTGAAGTTGCTAAATTATGTGGAGTGATGGCTGCTGAATTAGGATTGAATCCTAAGTTAGCTAAACGTGCAGGATTGCTACATGATATTGGTAAAGTGCCATCTTCTGAAGCAGATATGGAAACACCTCATGCTATTTTAGGGATGCAATGGGCTGAGAAACATGGCGAAAAATCAGAAGTTTGTAACGCTATTGGAGCTCACCACGACGAAATAGAGATGACAACATTGTTATCTCCAATTGTTCAAGTCTGTGATGCTATTTCTGGAGCAAGACCAGGAGCAAGACGTCAAGTATTAGATTCTTATATTCAACGTTTAAAAGATTTAGAAGATGTTGCTTTTGGATTTAATGGCGTTAATAAAGCATATGCTATTCAAGCAGGACGTGAATTACGTGTGATGGTAGAAAGTGAAAAAGTTACCGATGAACAAGCAGCTAACTTATCGTTTGAGATTTCACAAAAAATACAAACGGATATGACCTATCCTGGACAGGTAAAAGTGACAGTAATTCGAGAAACTAGAGCTGTTAACATAGCGAAGTAA
- a CDS encoding M23 family metallopeptidase — MKYIYIILFFSQFGFCQTPYPQDYFRNPLDVTLVLSGTFAELRSNHFHSGLDIKTQQRTGLDVYAAAEGYVSRIKISHFGYGKALYITHPNGYVTVYAHLEKFSPTIESYIKEKQYEKESYEIEVFPNPEELPIQSDEIVAFSGNSGGSGGPHLHFEIRDNAERPINPMLFGIDITDTKRPVITAIYAYPKNRKSHVNEVKKRIELRLIPNKNGDYSVEPIEAYGDIGFGVVSYDQQDLAHNKNGVSNIQTFFNGNKNFEMDFKRFSFDETKHLNRYIDFEIYKTKKSRIQKLFVQSGNTLSMLHDVSDDGYIKVEDSTSSVYKIRIQDFKGNESWVNIPIKGIKAKEKLENYELKPAYYVQANESLRLEDKNISVYFAENTFYDNFHIDFAVSSDTLTLHKDVIPLMKNCTISYNIENYSEEDKSKLFIAKLYGYYKRPYYVRTSRQGNYLTARTKSLGTFTLVTDTISPTIKPVNFQDGKWISKSEFIKIRIDDNLSGIGNYRGTINGKWILMEYDYKKDTLTYNFDDSVVSDTENNLKVIVIDNIGNSSTFEATFFRK; from the coding sequence ATGAAATATATTTATATAATCTTATTCTTCTCTCAATTTGGGTTTTGCCAAACGCCATATCCTCAAGATTATTTTAGAAATCCGTTAGATGTTACTTTAGTATTATCAGGAACTTTTGCAGAATTACGCTCCAATCACTTTCATTCTGGTTTGGATATAAAAACACAGCAACGTACAGGTTTAGATGTTTACGCAGCAGCTGAAGGCTATGTGAGTCGGATTAAAATTTCTCACTTCGGCTACGGAAAAGCGTTGTACATCACACATCCTAATGGTTATGTAACCGTTTATGCGCATTTAGAAAAATTCAGTCCAACAATAGAAAGCTATATTAAGGAGAAACAATATGAAAAGGAATCTTATGAGATTGAAGTATTTCCTAATCCTGAAGAATTGCCAATTCAGTCAGATGAGATAGTTGCTTTTTCTGGAAATTCAGGAGGATCTGGTGGTCCTCACTTACATTTTGAGATTAGAGATAATGCTGAACGACCAATCAACCCAATGCTTTTTGGAATTGATATTACTGATACAAAACGTCCAGTTATCACAGCTATTTATGCCTACCCTAAAAACAGAAAATCTCATGTAAATGAAGTAAAAAAAAGAATAGAATTACGACTCATTCCTAATAAAAATGGGGATTATAGTGTAGAACCTATTGAAGCTTATGGAGATATTGGTTTTGGCGTTGTTAGTTACGATCAGCAAGATTTAGCACATAATAAAAATGGAGTAAGCAATATTCAAACATTTTTTAATGGAAATAAGAATTTTGAAATGGATTTTAAGCGCTTCAGCTTTGATGAAACCAAACACCTTAACCGTTATATTGATTTTGAAATTTATAAAACGAAAAAATCTCGTATTCAAAAATTATTTGTACAATCTGGAAACACGTTAAGCATGCTGCATGATGTTTCTGATGATGGATACATTAAAGTTGAAGACAGCACATCTTCCGTTTATAAAATAAGAATTCAAGATTTTAAAGGCAATGAGTCTTGGGTGAATATTCCAATTAAAGGGATAAAAGCAAAAGAAAAGTTAGAAAATTACGAATTAAAACCTGCGTATTATGTTCAGGCTAATGAATCTCTTAGACTAGAAGATAAAAACATATCTGTCTACTTTGCTGAAAACACATTTTATGACAATTTCCATATCGATTTCGCCGTTAGTAGTGATACCTTAACATTACATAAGGATGTTATTCCGCTTATGAAAAATTGTACGATTAGCTATAATATTGAAAACTATTCTGAAGAAGATAAAAGCAAATTGTTTATTGCAAAACTTTATGGTTATTATAAACGTCCATATTATGTTAGAACAAGTCGACAAGGTAATTATTTAACCGCAAGAACGAAATCTTTAGGCACTTTCACTTTAGTAACAGATACAATAAGCCCAACAATTAAGCCTGTAAATTTTCAAGATGGCAAATGGATCAGTAAGTCTGAATTCATTAAAATTAGAATTGATGACAACCTTTCAGGCATTGGTAATTATAGAGGAACCATTAACGGAAAATGGATTTTAATGGAATATGATTATAAAAAAGACACACTAACTTATAATTTTGATGATAGTGTGGTTTCTGATACTGAAAATAATTTGAAAGTAATTGTTATAGATAATATTGGAAATAGTTCTACATTTGAAGCAACGTTTTTTAGAAAATAA
- a CDS encoding porin family protein, which yields MRNIMLFIAVAVFSLSNVSAQERDKGVIEIIPYLGYSSFFLNGDEVEQLDSRASLSFGVKGDYYFNDRWSLRSGLTYDAMGASVPKSDLKLDYLNIPVNVNWHFGSTRKWNLNFGVTPGFLMKADIDGDDVKDFYKSFQLGISYGIGYKLEISESFSLLFDSQGFFGVTNILEESDNFTRLNAGSNLNIGGVFTF from the coding sequence ATGAGAAATATAATGTTATTTATTGCTGTTGCAGTATTTAGTTTATCAAATGTTAGCGCTCAAGAAAGAGACAAAGGAGTAATTGAGATAATTCCTTATTTAGGCTATTCTTCATTTTTTTTAAATGGAGATGAAGTTGAACAATTAGATTCAAGAGCTTCGTTAAGTTTTGGTGTGAAAGGAGATTATTATTTTAACGATCGATGGAGTTTGCGCTCTGGATTAACTTATGATGCTATGGGAGCAAGTGTTCCAAAATCTGATTTAAAATTAGATTACTTAAATATTCCAGTAAATGTGAATTGGCATTTTGGGAGTACTAGAAAATGGAATTTAAACTTTGGAGTCACACCAGGCTTTTTAATGAAAGCAGATATAGATGGAGATGATGTTAAAGATTTTTATAAGTCTTTTCAACTAGGAATTTCTTATGGAATAGGATATAAATTAGAGATTTCTGAATCTTTTAGTCTTTTATTTGATTCTCAAGGCTTTTTTGGAGTGACAAATATTCTTGAAGAAAGTGATAATTTTACTAGACTTAATGCAGGTTCAAACCTTAATATAGGAGGTGTTTTTACATTTTAA
- a CDS encoding TonB-dependent receptor, which yields MKINSLLLLLLLSLPLLGISQNATVKGVVLDDMQQPIYDVNIKAGSSGTTTNENGFYELKIPANTDVTIIFTHLSHKRVEATFNLKNGEEIEFNPVMKIEIEQITTVVINHNTKHSVEGVVSIAPAVLRTIKGAQPGVENILKTLPGVNISNELSTQYSVRGGNFDENLVYVNEIEVYRPFLIRSGQQEGLSFVNTDLVQNVDFSAGGFQAKYGDKLSSVLDITYRTPLKFGIRAEASLLGGSIAAEAVSKDSKFSGIIGLRYRDNSLLINSLETESNVIPVFADAQTYLTYKFSDKFHLNFLGNISLNKYNFKPQNRQTNFGTLDQPIALLVFYEGQEKDQYLTTFGAFKANYFPTEDLTLKLIASAYHTTEEEYFDILAQYRLGEVNSNIGDENLGEVEFSEGIGSQLTHARNDLDALIFNVEHKGDYKLDEESTLEWSVKYTHEDIRDRLVEWEVIDSAGFSVRPPIYDIPNNQPYEPFEGPLVAFQNVRATNEVQIDRLQAYAQWSKRSMLGAHEVFYNAGVRIHNWTVNSKVPNQDGVTSSTQTVFSPRAQFAIKPDWEKDMLFRLAGGMYYQPPFYRELRDASGTVQPDVKAQKSIHIVLGNEYSFEMWERPFKLVTEAYYKNLTDVNPYTLENVRIRYSATNNATAYSYGLDMRLNGEFIPGTESWFSFGYLKTEENIDDKGYIARPTDQRLKFGALFQDYMKALPDLKMYLNLVYNTGVPGGSPSYANPYQFQNRLPAYKRADVGISYLLVDSNKEYTTKWKQRFKELSIGFEIFNIFNAQNSITNTWVRDVYSKRQFAVPNFLTPRVFNVRLSTRF from the coding sequence TTGAAAATAAACAGTCTACTCCTATTACTCTTATTAAGTTTACCGCTTTTAGGTATTTCACAAAACGCAACGGTTAAAGGTGTTGTACTTGATGATATGCAACAACCCATTTATGATGTAAACATAAAAGCTGGAAGCTCAGGAACCACGACCAATGAAAACGGATTTTATGAGCTTAAAATTCCTGCGAACACTGACGTTACAATAATTTTTACACATTTATCTCACAAAAGAGTTGAAGCGACTTTTAACTTAAAAAATGGAGAGGAAATAGAATTCAATCCTGTTATGAAAATCGAGATTGAACAGATTACAACTGTTGTCATAAATCACAACACAAAGCACTCTGTTGAAGGTGTTGTTTCTATTGCTCCTGCTGTATTAAGAACGATTAAAGGCGCACAACCTGGTGTTGAAAACATCTTAAAAACCTTACCAGGTGTCAATATCTCAAATGAATTAAGTACGCAGTATTCAGTTCGTGGAGGTAACTTTGATGAAAATCTAGTTTATGTTAATGAAATTGAAGTCTATCGTCCATTTTTAATCCGTTCAGGGCAGCAAGAAGGATTGAGCTTTGTAAATACAGATTTGGTACAAAATGTTGATTTTTCAGCTGGTGGTTTTCAAGCGAAATATGGAGACAAACTATCTTCTGTTTTAGATATTACATATCGTACACCACTAAAATTTGGTATACGTGCAGAAGCGAGCCTTTTAGGCGGAAGTATTGCTGCAGAAGCTGTAAGCAAAGATTCTAAGTTTTCTGGAATTATAGGTTTGCGTTATAGAGACAATAGTTTATTGATAAATTCTTTAGAAACAGAATCTAATGTTATTCCTGTTTTTGCTGATGCACAAACGTATTTAACTTATAAATTTTCAGATAAATTTCATTTAAATTTCCTCGGAAACATATCGCTTAATAAATACAATTTCAAACCTCAGAATAGACAAACAAACTTTGGTACTTTAGACCAACCAATTGCTTTGTTAGTATTTTATGAAGGACAAGAAAAAGATCAATATCTAACAACTTTCGGAGCTTTTAAAGCCAATTATTTTCCAACTGAAGATTTAACGCTAAAATTGATTGCTTCTGCATATCACACTACTGAAGAAGAATACTTTGATATTTTAGCGCAATATCGATTAGGTGAAGTCAATAGCAATATTGGAGATGAAAATTTAGGTGAAGTTGAGTTTAGCGAAGGCATAGGTTCTCAACTCACACATGCTCGAAATGATTTAGATGCATTAATCTTTAATGTGGAGCACAAAGGGGATTACAAATTAGATGAAGAGAGCACTCTTGAATGGTCTGTAAAGTATACACACGAAGACATTAGAGATCGTTTAGTTGAATGGGAAGTTATTGACAGTGCTGGTTTTTCGGTTCGACCTCCTATTTACGACATACCAAATAACCAACCTTATGAGCCTTTTGAAGGTCCATTAGTAGCGTTTCAGAATGTAAGAGCAACAAACGAAGTACAAATTGACCGATTACAAGCTTATGCACAATGGAGCAAACGCTCAATGCTTGGAGCACATGAAGTGTTTTATAATGCTGGTGTTAGAATTCATAATTGGACAGTTAATAGTAAAGTTCCAAATCAAGATGGCGTAACAAGCTCTACACAAACCGTTTTTAGTCCGAGAGCACAATTTGCAATCAAACCAGATTGGGAAAAAGATATGCTATTTAGACTTGCAGGTGGAATGTATTACCAACCTCCTTTCTACAGAGAATTAAGAGATGCTTCAGGAACTGTACAACCAGATGTAAAAGCACAAAAATCTATTCATATTGTTTTGGGTAATGAATACAGTTTCGAAATGTGGGAACGCCCTTTTAAATTAGTAACTGAAGCGTATTATAAGAATTTAACTGATGTAAATCCGTATACCTTAGAGAATGTTAGAATACGTTATAGTGCTACCAATAATGCTACTGCATATTCATATGGACTTGACATGCGTCTAAACGGTGAATTTATTCCTGGCACTGAAAGTTGGTTTAGTTTCGGATATCTTAAAACAGAAGAAAACATTGATGATAAAGGCTATATAGCAAGACCAACCGATCAACGCTTAAAATTTGGAGCTTTATTTCAAGATTATATGAAAGCACTTCCAGATTTAAAAATGTATTTGAATCTTGTCTACAATACTGGAGTTCCTGGAGGATCACCTAGTTATGCAAATCCATATCAGTTTCAAAATCGTTTACCAGCCTATAAACGTGCAGATGTAGGTATTTCTTACCTATTGGTAGATTCAAATAAAGAGTATACAACAAAATGGAAACAACGTTTTAAAGAACTCTCTATTGGTTTTGAAATTTTCAATATTTTCAATGCTCAAAATTCAATTACAAATACTTGGGTTCGTGATGTTTATAGTAAACGTCAGTTTGCAGTTCCTAACTTCTTAACACCTCGTGTTTTTAATGTGCGTTTGAGTACTAGGTTCTAA
- a CDS encoding cell division protein ZapA — protein sequence MAEQLKIKLSIANRVYPLTIAPSQEEGLRKAAKKIEAMISQFEQNYSVRDKQDVLAMCALQFASQVEQKTIDKAEVSEEVEAKLNALNQLLHEHVSA from the coding sequence ATGGCAGAACAGCTTAAAATAAAGCTATCTATAGCAAACCGAGTATATCCTTTAACTATTGCGCCAAGTCAAGAGGAAGGACTACGAAAGGCTGCTAAGAAAATCGAAGCCATGATAAGCCAGTTTGAACAAAATTATTCTGTTCGTGATAAGCAAGATGTATTAGCAATGTGTGCTTTACAGTTTGCGTCTCAAGTAGAACAGAAAACAATAGATAAAGCCGAAGTAAGTGAAGAAGTTGAAGCAAAATTAAATGCTTTAAATCAACTTTTGCATGAACACGTAAGTGCTTAG
- a CDS encoding site-specific tyrosine recombinase, protein MKWQNAIKDYKHYLKIERGLSNNSIESYVRDVQKLILYLEQNSISISPIMIEKNVIQPFIYDASKSINARSQSRLISGLRSFFSYLIFEDYRKTNPLDHIESPKTGRKLPDTLSIKEIDTLIGAIDLSKSYNTIYIGERNRAILETLYSCGLRVSELINLKISDLFFNEGFIKVTGKGDKQRFVPIGLNTQNYINIWKQERTKININQEYMDTLFLNHRGAQLTRAMIFTIIKELAKAINLNKTISPHTFRHSFATHLLENGADLRAIQLMLGHESITTTEIYMHVDRSHLKDILLKHHPRK, encoded by the coding sequence ATGAAATGGCAAAATGCTATAAAAGATTACAAACATTACCTTAAAATTGAGCGAGGTTTGTCCAATAACTCTATCGAAAGTTATGTTCGTGATGTACAAAAACTTATACTGTATTTAGAACAAAACAGTATAAGCATATCACCAATTATGATCGAAAAAAATGTTATTCAACCTTTTATTTATGATGCTTCTAAAAGCATTAATGCAAGATCTCAATCCCGATTAATTTCTGGCTTACGAAGTTTCTTTTCCTATTTAATTTTTGAAGATTATAGAAAAACCAATCCCTTAGACCATATTGAATCACCAAAAACAGGAAGAAAACTTCCTGACACCCTTAGCATTAAAGAAATTGATACTCTCATTGGAGCAATAGATTTATCTAAAAGTTACAATACAATATATATAGGTGAACGAAATAGAGCTATTTTAGAGACACTGTATAGTTGTGGCCTTCGTGTTAGTGAACTTATTAATTTAAAAATTTCAGACCTCTTCTTTAATGAAGGGTTTATTAAAGTAACTGGAAAAGGAGATAAACAACGTTTTGTTCCGATAGGCTTAAATACGCAAAATTATATCAATATCTGGAAACAAGAACGAACAAAAATTAATATAAACCAAGAATATATGGATACCTTGTTTTTAAATCATCGAGGTGCTCAATTAACAAGAGCAATGATTTTTACTATTATTAAGGAACTAGCCAAAGCTATTAATCTTAATAAAACAATATCACCACATACATTTAGACATTCATTCGCTACACATTTACTAGAAAACGGAGCCGATTTACGAGCGATTCAACTTATGTTAGGTCATGAAAGTATTACAACAACAGAAATATATATGCATGTAGATCGTTCTCATCTCAAAGACATTTTATTAAAACATCATCCTAGGAAGTAA
- the aroQ gene encoding type II 3-dehydroquinate dehydratase, with product MKKLIIINGPNLNLLGKRETNIYGDLSFTEFFESITDKYPNVKLEHYQSNIEGELIDKIQDVGFSYDGIILNAAAYTHTSIGIGDAVKAIETPVIEVHISNTFSREEFRHQSYISTNAQGVILGFGLQSYELAIQSFL from the coding sequence ATGAAGAAGTTAATTATTATTAATGGACCTAATTTAAACTTATTAGGAAAGCGAGAAACGAATATTTATGGCGATTTATCGTTCACAGAATTTTTTGAGTCTATAACTGATAAATATCCCAATGTTAAATTAGAACATTATCAATCTAATATTGAAGGAGAGTTGATCGATAAAATTCAGGACGTTGGTTTTAGTTATGATGGTATTATTCTCAATGCAGCAGCTTATACGCATACATCAATAGGTATAGGAGATGCTGTTAAAGCAATTGAAACACCAGTAATTGAAGTTCATATATCTAATACATTCTCAAGAGAAGAGTTTAGACATCAATCTTACATCTCTACAAATGCTCAAGGCGTTATTTTGGGGTTTGGTTTGCAAAGTTATGAATTAGCAATTCAAAGTTTTTTATAG
- a CDS encoding porin family protein: MKKLMLFAAAAVFSLTNVNAQETTFGALAGLSIQSLTVDIGGIGSVSDSETGFHIGGFANIGISDQFSVQPEVTYAMAGDFSMISVNAIAKYAVSDEFNVQLGPQIGFAGGDAFDAFDKSTDGDSTSMNLQLAAGVGYDINENIFVQARYGFQLNDHFTGDGDFSWKVNTISLGVGYKFGG; this comes from the coding sequence ATGAAAAAATTAATGTTATTTGCTGCTGCTGCAGTATTTAGTTTAACAAATGTTAATGCTCAAGAAACTACTTTTGGTGCTTTAGCAGGATTATCAATTCAATCATTGACTGTTGATATAGGAGGTATTGGTTCAGTAAGTGATTCTGAAACTGGTTTCCATATTGGAGGTTTTGCTAATATTGGAATTTCTGATCAGTTTAGTGTACAACCTGAAGTAACTTATGCAATGGCTGGTGACTTTTCTATGATTAGTGTAAATGCAATTGCTAAGTATGCTGTTTCTGATGAATTTAATGTACAATTAGGACCTCAAATTGGTTTTGCAGGTGGAGATGCTTTTGATGCTTTTGACAAGTCTACAGATGGTGATTCTACTTCAATGAATTTACAATTAGCTGCTGGTGTTGGTTATGATATTAATGAAAACATTTTCGTACAAGCGCGTTATGGTTTTCAATTAAATGATCATTTTACTGGTGACGGTGATTTTAGCTGGAAAGTTAATACAATCAGCTTAGGTGTTGGTTATAAATTTGGTGGATAA